One Brassica oleracea var. oleracea cultivar TO1000 chromosome C7, BOL, whole genome shotgun sequence genomic window carries:
- the LOC106303147 gene encoding uncharacterized protein LOC106303147 yields the protein MVSPSSVTPSRRVTRSQCASDREANPKKIPRLGKTASRYAVSSTESELEEPASTDQEEAASTEQDEAASTEPEFIVTTPTFPERLFARNCYPGKPRLNIYSKASIIGSLVKLLRGSPEMNCLLGKLEGKCIPISSTKKDDLQTKRVPRRSTKIGGVYTPHKRLKKLFQSCKKPKYTPLADLEKAQFQEFQSILREKPAQEFEIVIGIHVSNKFFLSLAQPKNWVSTELLLSLILEILKLVKVWVMVIPKGKIIYLFRQLKCVRIPGSHLLHNRLIPPFMNMTVSIINIITRVVSSTWIIYSARCC from the exons ATGGTATCCCCCTCCAGCGTAACGCCCTCGAGGAGGGTGACTCGTAGTCAATGCGCCAGTGATAGAGAAGCAAATCCCAAGAAAATTCCCCGACTAGGCAAAACTGCGTCTCGTTATGCAG TATCTAGCACGGAGTCCGAACTAGAGGAACCTGCATCCACCGACCAAGAAGAAGCTGCATCCACTGAACAAGACGAAGCTGCATCCACCGAGCCGGAATTTATTGTCACCACGCCGACTTTCCCGGAAAGACTGTTCGCACGTAATTGCTATCCTGGCAAACCTCGACTGAACATCTATTCAAAGGCGAGTATCATTGGATCGTTAGTGAAGTTGCTAAGAGGCTCCCCTGAAATGAATTGTCTGCTAGGAA AGCTAGAAGGGAAATGTATTCCAATAAGCTCAACAAAAAAAGATGACCTCCAGACGAAGCGTGTTCCGAGACGTTCAACAAAGATTGGAGGAGTGTACACCCCACACAAGAGATTGAAGAAGCTTTTCCAAAGCTGCAAGAAACCCAAATATACGCCCTTAGCAGACTTGGAGAAAGCGCAGTTTCAAGAGTTTCAGTCAATTCTCCGCGAGAAACCGGCACA GGAATTCGAAATTGTTATTGGGATCCATGTCTCAAATAAGTTCTTCCTGTCGTTGGCGCAGCCAAAAAATTGGGTCAGTACCGAG CTTCTGCTCAGTCTCATTCTGGAGATCCTTAAACTTGTTAAGGTGTGGGTCATGGTCATTCCAAAAGGTAAGATAATCTACCTTTTCAGACAATTGAAGTGTGTGCGTATCCCTGGCTCTCATCTCCTCCATAACCGCCTCATCCCACCATTTATGAACATGACAGTCTCCATCATTAACATAATCACACGTGTAGTATCTTCTACCTGGATCATTTACAGTGCGAGATGTTGCTAG